One Bradyrhizobium manausense DNA segment encodes these proteins:
- a CDS encoding SMP-30/gluconolactonase/LRE family protein gives MWSNAPESSVDADAGVGNAGDTNSPRGRSMTKLSVVVENADLLGEAPCWRALDQRLYWVDAFAPAIRRLDPGSGVVTSVSLPVEIGSFVFAEDGGVVAGLRTGFHRIALETGAIELIANPLPPDPRLMLNDGKCDQRGRYWCASVHSDFIGRQAELFRLDPDLSVHRIDGGFIIGNGIAFSPDGQRMYFADSRDEIVWVYDFDVDTGSVSNRRVFFSTAGIEGRVDGATCDTEGNYWCALVHGGAIACISPSGRMVERIAVPARHPTMVAFGGPELKDLYVTSATALLRPEERDNFPDAGKLLRIEGLGARGLPEPLFGARSSNMG, from the coding sequence ATGTGGAGCAACGCGCCTGAATCATCAGTGGATGCCGACGCCGGCGTCGGCAATGCGGGCGACACGAACAGTCCTCGTGGCCGCAGCATGACGAAGCTGTCGGTTGTGGTGGAGAATGCTGATCTCCTCGGCGAGGCGCCCTGCTGGCGCGCACTGGACCAGCGCCTCTATTGGGTCGACGCGTTTGCGCCGGCTATTCGACGCCTTGATCCTGGCTCCGGAGTCGTAACGAGTGTCAGCCTCCCGGTCGAGATTGGATCTTTCGTCTTCGCGGAGGACGGAGGGGTTGTTGCGGGCTTGCGCACCGGCTTTCACCGGATTGCTTTGGAAACCGGCGCTATCGAGCTGATTGCCAATCCGCTTCCTCCAGATCCGCGGCTTATGCTCAATGACGGGAAGTGCGACCAGCGCGGTCGATATTGGTGTGCGAGTGTGCATTCCGACTTCATCGGTCGGCAGGCAGAGTTATTTCGCCTGGATCCCGATCTTTCCGTGCACAGGATCGACGGGGGATTCATCATCGGTAACGGCATCGCGTTCTCGCCGGATGGTCAGCGAATGTATTTTGCGGATAGCCGAGATGAAATCGTCTGGGTCTACGATTTCGACGTTGACACTGGCTCCGTTTCGAACCGCAGGGTTTTTTTCTCCACGGCCGGGATCGAAGGGCGCGTCGATGGCGCTACTTGCGATACAGAAGGAAATTACTGGTGCGCGCTTGTCCATGGCGGAGCCATCGCGTGCATCTCGCCGAGCGGGCGCATGGTCGAACGCATTGCCGTTCCGGCCCGCCACCCCACGATGGTCGCGTTCGGGGGCCCAGAGCTCAAAGATCTCTACGTCACCAGCGCGACGGCACTCCTGAGACCGGAAGAAAGAGACAACTTTCCGGACGCCGGTAAGCTACTCCGCATTGAAGGACTGGGCGCTCGCGGTCTGCCGGAGCCGCTCTTCGGCGCACGCTCGTCAAACATGGGATGA